A single genomic interval of Nocardioides nitrophenolicus harbors:
- a CDS encoding EamA family transporter encodes MTTLTRDRSRVGLLFALTSAVTFALSGALARPLLDSGWTAGSIVLLRIAIGAVAVLPFGLVALRGRWGLLRRAAPTVLLYGGLAVAGAQYCYFSAVRTMEVGPALLIEYTAPAAVVVWMWLVHGQRPGRLTVAGALVAALGLVLVLDLFAGADVDLRGAAWALAAMVGAATYFVISADERSGIPPITLAAGGLVVGGVLLGLLGLVGLMPMASSSADVAYAGVEVAPWVALLLLGLVTAALAYASGIAASRRLGSRLASFVALSEVVAAVVWAWLLLDQLPAPVQFLGGALILAGVIGVKIGERSVVVGTDPLPVTSVDHEPETVDGVAGGVAGGVAGDDVLVQQPDPAATS; translated from the coding sequence ATGACGACGTTGACTCGTGACCGCTCCCGCGTCGGGCTGCTCTTCGCGCTCACCTCCGCGGTCACGTTCGCGCTCTCGGGGGCCCTCGCCCGGCCGCTGCTCGACAGCGGCTGGACCGCGGGCAGCATCGTGCTGCTCCGGATCGCGATCGGCGCCGTCGCCGTCCTGCCCTTCGGCCTGGTCGCGCTGCGCGGTCGCTGGGGGCTGCTGCGCCGCGCCGCGCCCACCGTCCTCCTCTACGGCGGCCTGGCGGTCGCCGGCGCCCAGTACTGCTACTTCTCCGCCGTGCGCACCATGGAGGTCGGTCCGGCGCTGCTCATCGAGTACACCGCTCCCGCCGCGGTCGTCGTCTGGATGTGGCTGGTCCACGGCCAGCGCCCCGGACGCCTGACCGTGGCCGGCGCCCTCGTGGCCGCGCTCGGGCTGGTGCTCGTCCTCGATCTCTTCGCCGGCGCCGACGTCGACCTTCGGGGCGCCGCCTGGGCGCTCGCGGCGATGGTGGGCGCGGCGACGTACTTCGTCATCTCCGCCGACGAGCGCAGCGGGATCCCGCCGATCACGCTGGCGGCCGGGGGACTCGTGGTCGGCGGCGTGCTGCTCGGGCTGCTCGGGCTGGTCGGGCTGATGCCGATGGCGAGCTCCTCGGCCGACGTCGCGTACGCCGGCGTCGAGGTGGCGCCGTGGGTGGCGCTGCTGCTCCTCGGCCTGGTGACCGCCGCCCTCGCCTACGCGAGCGGGATCGCGGCCAGCCGGCGCCTCGGCTCGCGGCTGGCCTCGTTCGTCGCGCTCAGCGAGGTCGTCGCCGCGGTCGTGTGGGCCTGGCTGCTCCTCGACCAGCTGCCGGCGCCGGTGCAGTTCCTCGGCGGCGCGCTCATCCTCGCCGGCGTGATCGGGGTCAAGATCGGCGAGCGCAGCGTCGTGGTCGGAACCGATCCGCTGCCCGTCACGTCTGTGGACCATGAGCCCGAGACGGTGGACGGTGTGGCTGGCGGTGTCGCTGGTGGTGTCGCTGGCGACGACGTCCTCGTGCAGCAGCCCGACCCGGCCGCCACCAGCTGA
- a CDS encoding CGNR zinc finger domain-containing protein, protein MVFAHDTSLSLQAAVALVNGSLEPVTIRTPDDVDAFFADHGYTGRHDGDQAEVDALLAIAPRLRELLTAGRDEAATIVNAMLREASALPQLRRHDGHDWHLHAVDNQAPLAERIVVETAMAMIDVIRADEMSRLSVCADATCEGVVLDLSRNRSKRFCSVTCGNRNAVAAYRARQAEEG, encoded by the coding sequence GTGGTTTTCGCCCATGACACCTCGCTGTCCTTGCAGGCGGCGGTCGCCCTGGTCAACGGCAGCCTGGAGCCGGTGACGATCCGCACCCCCGACGACGTCGACGCCTTCTTCGCCGACCACGGCTACACCGGGCGCCACGACGGCGACCAGGCCGAGGTGGACGCCCTCCTCGCGATCGCGCCGCGGCTGCGCGAGCTGCTCACCGCCGGGCGCGACGAGGCCGCCACGATCGTGAACGCCATGCTGCGCGAGGCATCCGCGCTCCCCCAGCTGCGCCGCCACGACGGCCACGACTGGCACCTGCACGCCGTCGACAACCAGGCCCCGCTCGCCGAGCGGATCGTCGTCGAGACCGCGATGGCCATGATCGACGTGATCCGCGCCGACGAGATGTCACGGCTGTCCGTGTGCGCCGACGCGACCTGCGAGGGCGTCGTGCTCGACCTGTCCCGCAACCGCTCCAAGCGGTTCTGCTCGGTCACCTGCGGCAACCGCAACGCCGTGGCGGCCTACCGCGCTCGCCAGGCCGAGGAGGGCTGA
- a CDS encoding alpha/beta fold hydrolase — MTLHHTALGATGSRVVFLHGLFGQGKNWTGIAKQLAERHRVLLVDLPHHGRSAWPERFDFAETAALVAEVVPDDEPVALVGHSLGGKVAMVLALLHPERVERLCVADISPVAYPEGREFPGYISAMRGMDLTQVVRREDAERLLEPAVPDPTVRSFLLQNLRRDPAAPAGWSWQANLEVLGRDLATISGWPEAELAGAAPYDGPVLWLAGGRSSYVQPAYDGAMDRWFPRNRKVTLKDTGHWLHSERPELFLEILQRFLGD, encoded by the coding sequence CAGGGCAAGAACTGGACCGGCATCGCCAAGCAGCTCGCCGAGCGACACCGGGTGCTCCTCGTCGACCTGCCCCACCACGGTCGCTCCGCGTGGCCCGAGCGCTTCGACTTCGCCGAGACCGCGGCGCTCGTCGCCGAGGTCGTCCCCGACGACGAGCCGGTGGCGCTGGTCGGCCACTCCCTGGGTGGCAAGGTCGCCATGGTGCTGGCCCTGCTGCATCCTGAGCGAGTCGAGCGGCTCTGCGTCGCCGACATCTCGCCGGTGGCCTATCCGGAGGGGCGGGAGTTCCCCGGCTACATCTCCGCGATGCGGGGGATGGACCTGACCCAGGTGGTGCGCCGGGAGGACGCCGAGCGGCTGCTGGAGCCCGCCGTGCCCGACCCGACGGTGCGCTCCTTCCTGCTGCAGAACCTGCGCCGCGACCCGGCCGCCCCCGCCGGGTGGAGCTGGCAGGCCAACCTCGAGGTGCTCGGCCGCGACCTGGCGACCATCAGCGGCTGGCCGGAGGCGGAGCTGGCCGGCGCGGCGCCGTACGACGGGCCGGTGCTGTGGCTGGCCGGCGGCCGGTCCAGCTATGTCCAGCCGGCGTACGACGGCGCGATGGATCGCTGGTTCCCCCGCAACCGCAAGGTGACCCTCAAGGACACCGGGCACTGGCTGCACTCCGAGCGTCCCGAGCTGTTCCTGGAGATCCTCCAGCGCTTCCTGGGCGACTGA